The Platichthys flesus chromosome 5, fPlaFle2.1, whole genome shotgun sequence genome contains the following window.
GGTGACATCACCTGCTGGTTTGTGAGCTTCTGTTCTGAAGCCAGTTGGACATTTggtccagcgccatcttggcTTTGTGAAACCAGCTGTCATCAtgtctggaggagcagggggtggagcctgccTGAGTGTGAGGACACTGCACACCTACCTACACCTGCACCTATTGGACactactagctgtcaatcacaatgcGGTATCCACGCCCCAATGCATACAGTGCTTTATGGTCTATTTGACTCTGAATGGATCATCCTTTACTACATAAACATCAgctgtattgaagaagacttgaaaccaGAGATTGAGACACAAAGGAAAACGTTAAAAAACAAGTAGAGTCGCCCTCTGCTTTATTAAAGACTCTATCAGAGCTCAGTTCTGGTTCTTTGGACACTTCCTCACTCCTACACCCACACGTCTGATATCTCTGACTTCACACAATGTTATTAGTTTAAATGGTTCTCCAGTTTAATGTgtttctggttgtgtgtgtttaacctcTGTTATCATGAACGTTCGGCCCAAATTGTTGCTTTGCACAATATGTTgcatgatgatgaaaaatgatATGTTTCTTTACAACTAAATGCAAGAAGAGTCACAGTTAATGTCTCACATAGAGATTATATTATTTGTTGAGTTTTGTTAGAGGTTTAAAAGGTCATTAGATCTAAAAAATGGATGATTTGAGAACATGTAGGGAATCGAGAGGTGGAAGAAATGTAACATGTGATGTTGTGCCTGTTTCAAACGAGGGGCTGTTTgaactgtgtgaaatgttgtCATCATTCTgcatcttttcctctttttccacCCCTTCTTTTACAGAAAATTATGCCACGTTCTTTCCATTCCTGTCGTCTGACGTCGGGGAATTCCAGACTGGCTCTGCAGGCCCTCATCCAACAGGATCGCTCTATCTCCGCCGTGTTTCTCCCAGCACCTCTTCTGCTGTCCCGCCGTCTTTCCACCTCTCACTCGGCCCTCAGCCTCCCATCTCGAGAGAAGTGGAAGGAATGTGTCGGGCCCTTTGCCCTTTCCATGCAAATTACTGGGAAATGGAAGCTTTCCGTGAATGGGGTTTCAACTGCGTGAGCAGAGATTGTAAATAACAAACGTGTATTTACAAAATGTTCCagaaaagagggggggtgcATTTACACAGTGGCAGCTACTGTATAAGCAACCCAGTAAAATCAAAGCTTGAGtttagtttcatttatttccattttctgttttcaacatttctgcCTATAGTGACTTCAGTCGCTGGATCCCCCTTCATGCAGCTCAGGGGATTTAATACTGAACAACACCATCATTGTGTGTTAAACATGaaccttcatttaaaaaaagcatctCTATTGCAGACTGACTTCttctgaggagagaggatgaagatgaacattTACATggtaataaaaacatgaatttgagTTTAAGGTCACGTTCACTAAAGTTAGAATCAGACTGATTGAGAGGCCTGGACTTAACCAGAGGAAGAACTCGTTTAAAGACACACGGCCGTTTCTCTTCGGAATTAGTAATTTAGTGCAGAAACTTAATCCTTGAGAGAATTCCTGGCAGTAAATTATCTGCGTGGATATCAGTTCAAGATCTGGAGATGATTCCTTTCTAATTCATATCAACAGAGCTATAATACATGAGGAATGGGTCTTTTTAACTGTAATAAATAAACCTTGATTCTCACTGGACACACTCCTCTTGTCTGTAAGTGGAACCAGGAGCTGGGTTTTTACAAAACTCAGAGAAATTAATGTTCCGTGttatgaaaacagtttttattcactacattttatgtatttttattattatacaaaCATCTTGAATCACTTATCTTGTACTGAGGCATCAGCTCCTTTGCCTACTCGTTGCTCCAActgcttctgcttctcttcACCTTTGAAATTGTTTCTTTGACTCATGTGTGAGGTGATGTTTTTGCAGGatcacaaaaaaactactgaacggtttccatgaaacttggtggaatgataCTTCAGCATTTAGATGGGGACCACTGGGATCGAATGGCTGACCagttcaggttggaggacaccGATCACAGGAGCCCCCGAAGTGTCCTCAACAGCCGGCTCAGATGTTAACTGGTTTGGACCTGCAGCTGGTTGGAGGTTAGATGttccactgtgtctgtgtggggtttctctggcttcctccttTAGTCCATTAAGTTGATTGGCGACTCTTAATTGAGTGTGGATTGTAGTTTGTTGGCTCTGTGTTCTCCGCCTCTCGCCCATTGTCAGCTGGGATCGAACAGAAAAGCACAGGTGccataaataacataaaaagtgtctcctttcatttcactccagaacaaaatgtcaacattttccCTAAAAGAGGCGCGGGAATAAAGTTCACATGCTTGGCTACTCACAAATGAATTTGTGTTCATTTCAGCATCACTTGCTCAATACGGTGCACTGAGGTGCCTGAGCTGCGCCTGCAACTCGGTCCAACTAtgcactcttcttcttcttcttcttcttcttgcaaAATCCAAATTCCACCGGCTGACTATCTGCTCGGGCCCTATATACGTTACATAATGCATATTCTACATATTCTACATGTCAGCCTCACATTGCTGATGAAATCCCTCAATTTATGGAGCAGCTCAAGACGAGTCACCCATTGTGGAATGTCTGCTGAACGAGGCCCATGTTGTTTGATAACCTCCCTTTCTTATCTGGCATTTGACCCTAAAAAGGATTTTGGTTGTTTGCTTTGCTTCTCCTCGGCTGTGATGTTTAGAACAAGAAAAAGGgccaaacacagaaaacaacagggGCCTgttatttgaagacattcctCATGGACTCgtctttcttttacatttgtaAAGTTCCACCTCTGAACGTTCTCGCTCTCGTCTTGTCTCGCTTCCTATCTGCAGGTTCATTCATCACACATGCTTCTCGGCATCATCAATGTGACATCATTGTCCGCTCCTTAGCAGCTCTTAGGAAACCTCAGGGAATCCATAGTGCCACTGGCCAACAGCCTCTGGAAAAACATCTGGGAGAAACTGAACAATAAACCAGTGATTTACACCAATTAGATAATCCCAACAGGACAAATTCTGGGTCAAGCGCCCGCCTGCCCTCCTACGCTCCCTGTCAGGCTCAGGTGAGGGGGATAGTCTCTTGGCAAGTAACGGGTTAGCCTCTGTCTCATCCCTTCACCCCCCTTTATCTCCGAGGGCTATATATTGGAGGTCGTGACTCGTCTGCATCTTAAGCATCACTCGCACacccgcagacacacaaacccaacaCGTGTGCCTGGTTCACTGAAGAGGAGCAGCGATGAGGTCCCTGCTGAAGCTGCTTGTGGTTCTGGTTTGCGTCCAGAGGGGAGAGGGCGGCTGGATGAGGTCACTGATCGGTAAGTGCTGGCTGTGGGTCGAGATGACCTATGACCTTTTGGCTCAAATCAAGACCACTGTCCTAAATATTATGTCTAGACTTGGATATCTATtactttaaactttaattttCTGCTCcttaaaagctttttattttttgtgaaagaCTAAATAACTggtatttaaatttgtattgattttctgtttctgtcttttctagATCAGACGCAGGAAACACCGTCTCCACACACGTCTCCTGATGCAGACAGAGGAAGTGGATATCCAGATGAAGAAGACAGACAAGCAGAAGCTTCAGGAGTCCAGCCATCGCCCAGTCCCATCATCCCCATGCCAGTCCGCTCACGCCGCTCGACCCTTGACCCCCAGTGCGGCCTGCGCTCCATCCTGCTGCAGGTCCGGGACCTCGGGCTCGGCTACGACTCGGACGAGACCGTCCTCTTCAAGTACTGCAGTGGGACGTGTCCCCGGGTTCGCTCCAACCACGACCTCACCCTCACTAGCCTGCTGCTCAGTGGGGTGCTGCCCCACCCGGCCCCCGGGGAGCAGTGGCACAACACGCCCTGCTGCAGGCCCACCCACCACGAGGACATGGCCTTCCTGGACAACTCGCACCGCTGGCACAAGGTGGAGAAGCTGTCGGCCGCCGGCTGCAGCTGTGTGGGGTAGAGGGCTGAGAGTAGATGGGAGAAGGGTGGTGTTgaggggtggaggggaggaagggaggtgTGTATGATAGGTTGTGATGACAAAGCGATTCCGAGGGGAAAAGTTTGCTGCCAGGTTTTTTTGTAATGTCTGTAAATGAAGAGTTTAATTTCAGCAGGATGGAAGCTGAAACCTTTTGTTATGAAATGAGCACAAATTAAGCTATTGTCATGTTTAGGTGAAAGAATCCAGTTTTTCTGTTGAAAAGTGGCCTAGAGGGACTCACTAcgataataataactttattttattttattttgataatattCGAACTGTAAAAAAGAATTGGGCAGCTTTTCTTAGTTTAAGAACATTCTGCATTCGAGAAAAAGTTTGTTTCTTTATCTGTCGCCAGCAGAAAATACATAATGAAATTGACGTgtattcttcaaatgtaaatactTAACTATTGTTCGTGTCAGCTGATTTGGATCTACTCTGAATCTTCACCTCCTGACAAACATACATGAAgctgacatttatttatttaaattcttcAGTGCAATTTTGAAAGTTACAAATGGAGCAGATCAAATGAACGAAGCTGCGTAGATGCAACGTCTGGTTTGAAGTTCTTCACAGTTCAGACGGTTTCATCAACCAGACACAgtttagaaaaatgtatttatgtaagataagttatttatttatttgacgtCGTCCTCTCGTCATGctgattaatttattttgtgatgtGCTCGTCTCTACATTCATTGTGTGTAAAGTTCCTAATAAACATCAACTTGTACAGAAAGGATCCGTGTTTGTGGTCGGTTCATTTAGAGTGAAAAGAAATATTACACgatgtggaaaatgtatttttttattagaaatatAGAAAGATACAAAAATCCCGGAAAGTCCTGGATTATTTCTCAAAGACAAACGAATCCCTCTTGAACTTAATATAGATTCACATCCAGAAGAACAACAACCAAAACAGAAAGTCCATAGGCTACGTGTCCATCacgtcctcctccgtctcctttGGCTCCGCCCCCCACACCTGGACACGCCCCTCCATGGCGGTGAGGAGGCAGGTCTCTGTGGGGTGGAAGGACAGCGACTGGACCACAGCTGGTCCCACCGACAGCTTCAAGGTCAGAGAGCCCTGGAGGTCAGAGAGTCAGAAAAAACATGAGAGGTACTTTCTAGAACTGTGTCAAGTATACAGTCTGGATTTAGATTGAATTTGAttcacaggctgctgctctgctggacGAGGCTCTGTTCAGCATCAGATCTCTAGCTTTCCCCTGTCGCCAGTAAATTCTGTTCACTGTTCTGTGAATGACTCTTATGATAGTACAGGAAGGTGGATGCTGACCTCGACCAGGTCCCAGCAGTAGACGTGTCCGTCCTCAGAGCAGCTCAGGACATGTGTGTCTTTACTGGTGAGACAGCAGTCCAGCTTGTAGCCCTTCATCTTATGTCCTGTAAACCTGAGAggaacaaaccaaacaaggcctcaacatttaaatgtgacagTAAACTTCCCAGGAACCTTTTCtaatctttgatttgttttattgcagctGTGTCAAGACTGATGTTGAGTCACCTCCGCAGTGTTTTAGACGTTTTGAAGACTTTCTATCAAAGAGTTTTGTGAATCCGATGAATGTGCTCTAATACTGTATTCcatgttttatcatttgaaaCGAGACAGAACATCACTCACTCTCCCAACATTTCCCCGGTGCTCTTATCCAGCAGTCGGAGTGTTGAATCCAAACTGGAGCTCAGCGTGCACTGAGCGTCCTGACTGAAACAAACGCACGTGATGggacctggaacacacacacgtttaagATCATGTTTATAACCATGTTTTTTGCTTGGTGACATAACGTGACTTCCCGGTGTTATAGACTTAATAACACTTCTATTATTCTGATTCTAACTATTCTTGCTACTTTTTCCAGTGAAAGTAATTTTCTTGAAAACATGTTGACTGACTGTTGATGAAGTCCACGTGCAGCTGACCGACCCTCAGGTCGTAGCGCCTCAGTCTGCCGTCCACAGATCTGAACAGAAGATGATTTCAGaataatgagtgtgtgagttaTTATAGTCTGTGACTAACTACAATGGAGGGTGATGAAACTGGGGAAACATGTTTATTCGCCAGTTAAGAattgaagctgcagcagcagaggagcagttTGTTGGTCTGTGATTGATTCAAAATGCAATAAGCTGGTCTCACCCTGTGAGCAGCTCGTGTTGCATCAGCTTCAGGCTGCTGACGCCGTCCGTGGCCTCGTCCAGAACCTGGATGGGCTCATATCTTCTGGACCTGACGTCCCAGCACCTAACTGTCCCATCTATGGAGCCtggatgaagaaacacacacaaacacacacacatcacaacaaatacatatttttctgaggaaatgtaaaaatatttagaaatagTTGAGGATCAGTTTTAGTGTTGATGAGCTCTTggcaatttaaaataaatacggAACACAAAACTCACCTCAGTGTTTAAGTGGTGAGATATATTTCATAATACACATtgtgataaaaaaacatatttagtgAGTTATTCATTGATCGGAGGCTTTTTATTGAAAACTCACCAGAGAAGATTACATTTGCCTCCTCGTTAAACTGGACACAGTTGACTTTCTGTGAAAAGAGAGTGATGTAAAGAAAACTGGACAAATACTTCtacagaaacaggaaacacagagttaGAGTCCGCTGAACTGACCCCGGCATGACCTCTGAGTTTGCGTGTGACCTGTCCCGTGGCGACGTCCCACAGGATCACAGTCTTGTCTGAGCTGCAGGTGCAAATCAAGCTGTTGTCAAAAGAgctgtgaaagaaaacaaaagcacacagtgattcagtttctcttctttcttcacGTTTTCACACTTGacactcattcattcatattcatatgGCTAATAAACAACAGTCCTGTGGAGGACGTGGTGAAATCAACTCACCCGTCAGCGTCCAGAACCTCGTACCCGTGGCCGCTGTACGACTTCAGCAGGGTCCCTGTGCTCACACTCCACAGCTTCAGAGACTTGTCACTGCCACAGGACATCAGGTAGTTCCCATCAGCTGAGCagggacacaggacacagggaGTAAACTGTTGAGAATGAGACTAAGATGGAGGGTTCACACAAAGGCCAGATTACCAACTGGGGAAAGCCGGAGACTGCCTGGAACCCAAAGagcattgtgtgtttctgaggacCACAATGACATGTGCACCACTGACTTGGAATCCCTCCGTTTCTTTAAGAGCACTTCTGACAAACACTTCTTCGAGGATTTGCTCAAATTACTTTAGTCTGGCAACAAATTAACacatgtttatttgtgaatAATAGTAAAACAGTTTCTATGTCTTTCTGCTGTAACAGGTGTAAAGCCACCATAGATTCCAAACATCACTCtaatctatctctctgtctacaATGGAGACCTTTGCAGGATTGAGAATGATGTTAGGTCCTGTTCCTCTCGAGAGGAGCTGGGTGGTCCTCACCGTTGAAGCGAACCGCCCTGACAGCTCCCTGCTGACACTCGATGGTCCTGAGAAGATGCTGAGGAAGCTGAGGAGCCTGAGGTCTGGTCTGAGGGAACGCCATGATGACACAACCTGAtcccctgaaaacaaacacaacatgcacGTGTCAGCCACCACAACGACCTCCATCCCAGTAGAAGCTCTTCTGAAGCCCTGTTAGCTGGGTTAGCATCACTTCTCTCCACAGGAACACGACAGCACTGAATCAGTTTGTTCACTCAACAGGAATCAGCCGGAAGCTGCTGGAGATACCAGGTGAGTCACTTCCGTTTGTGTGGTTCTTCTACAAATGGGTTGAACAGTAGATTCGAACAGAACTAGCATGTTCACTGGTTAGCAGATGTTCACCCAGTTAGCTGCTAGCTAGTGCTACACACCCAGTTAACTCACCTAAACCAGTTTAATGTAGTGGGAGCGTCATGGACGAGGCCCCCGATGCTACTGATTAATAAATAGTTGATTTATTGATATTGAAATGATTGAAAGGAATCAAACGTCATCTGCTTTCATTACTCTGACCCATTGATAGGTTCGGTAGTTCGCGCGATGCACGCTGGGTTCACGCAGTCCTGTCAGAATAAAAGTTCAAACcttatttcccccttttttcagttttttttacataaattaaaagtaaaaaaaacattaaaatagatAAAGTTtgtatattaaaacaaaaaattaagaAGCTCCTAAAAGAAAACCTCTTGGCAGACAGTTTGCCCTGTAGATCGCTTTTATGCTAAAAATCCACCGGATATAGCTGTCCCCACTTCCGCCTTGTCGCTCCGGCCTGTCAGCTGTTCGCAGTCCCCGGTGTTTAAATCCTCAGATTCACCCAAACAGGAGCTTTTCTTTCCTAAATCATGACCTCCAACAACATGTCGGACCCGAAGAGACTAAATAAGATATTAAGGTTCgtgttttataaagaaaattCAGCGTTAAACTGTGGAATTAGCTGCGTTTAGCTAATcagctaacaagctaacaagCTGAACGTCTCCACAGATCATGCGTGAGAGGATTAGCCATTACCCGACTCGGATGGAGGATTTAACCTTTAAACCAACCACGTGGCGATAGTTTGTTCATGTTTAGTTGACTGTTTATTGTTGTGATGGTTTatgttcatatgttcatgttaTGATTCTGCAGCCAGGGTCAGAAATGTCGTGGGAACCTCTTGCAGAAACCTAGAGGCTGTTGTAGTCCATGTTTTTCCAGCAGCACTTCCTGTGTGGACTCGATAAGATGTCTTTATACTCTCTACGAATGTCCTCCTTGAGACATTATGTGTTTGTCTCACATTCGCTCGTGGTGCTGCAGGTACAAGCCCCCCAGCACCGAGTCCAACCCCACCCTGGAGGACCCCACGCCGGACTACATGAACCTGCTCGGCATGATCTTCAGCATGTGTGGGCTGATGCTCAAGGTGACTCACACACTAACATACCCTCACACTGTGACTCCcacatctccctcctcctctacctcatATTAtaatcacgtgtgtgtgtttgtgtgtgtcgacACTAAACTGGTGGCGCTCCCTGAATGGCCAAACCTTGGTCCAGCCCAGTTGTTCCATTTAGAAGATTAAAGGTAAACTCACCTTTCAGATGAACGGATGAAGGTCAGCGTTTGACCTTCAGCAGAAAGGTCacaggaaaagaaacaaagagaagacagCCGCTGGATGGTGTCACCTCCTCCCAGTCCAATACCAGATCCTTTGATTAATGGTCTTTCCCTCAACAAAGAACTATTATTACTCGTTGTCATCCTGTTGTTCCTCTGAGCGCATTGTGTAGCTGTGTATGTACGTCACCGTGAAGTCAGAAATTCATGATGTATAGTGTATTAATACATAACCAATAAGATTCCAGGCAGTTTATTTAGATTAACAACAATCATTTGTCATCATATTGTATAAATAACAGCATGACGTCATTATGAAAGATCATTAATAGAATACAGTATAGAAAGCATTAGTGTTAGCATAGGCTGATTTGGGTTTATACATCGCCCCTTTTTATATATCataaattattgatttatttatatttcaggaTTTATTAAGCAAAGACTGGAAATGACATCCAGATGTTTTTTGATGTCAGAAAGACATGAAGTGAACTGAATGTTTTACTTCAGGTTTACAAAGTAATGGCAACAGCAAGCAAAGTACTGGATGCATGGAAGTGTTCATGAAGGACTTTCAGGGCTGAATTACTTCAGTAACTTGTGCATCAAGATGTGCTTGCCTATGTACGAACACCAAATTCAAGATGaaacatgtaaaatgtatttcGTGCTCTTGTTGATTCACCTCTGTGTTCATCTCTCTCCCACGTAAAGCTTTGTTTCATGTTTGCTAACACAGATTATccatgtgtgtttcagttgaaGTGGTGCGCTTGGATCGCAGTCTACTGCTCTTTCATCAGTTTTGCAAACTCCAGAAGCTCCGAGGACACCAAGCAGATGATGAGCAGCTTCATGTGAGTGCACAATACAgggattgtaaataaagatggacagcaggtctcctccacttccttccaaTATCCAGAAACAAAGCCATAAATACCGGATTCAAACGCTGCTCTCTTGCATCAAATGACGTCatgtggagccagagtctggAGAGTATTGATCAGGAATTGAAGAGCAGTAGATAGGTCCTGCAgatacacatgctcgaccaatccaGAGTCCGTCTCAGTCCTTACATTAGACATCAGGCCTtccatctttacacacagtCAAAGGTTCATATGCACAGACTATTGAGTGTTTTCCCTGTGCACCATATTCAAACTCATGTACTATTTTCTGAACTTAGATGTCTATGTGTTGTAGCTTCAGCACAGAACACAGCACAACAGGCTTTTCTTTACCAGCAGTGTTGTACTGGGAGGTTTGTATCGTCCAGATCAGCAGAAAACATCTGAGATTAGTGAGTGCAGCTCTGTGGATGAAGAGCTGGCTGTCTACTGCCTTGGAGATAATTCAATATTATTCTTTATTGACTTCCACTTGAATCTCTTCTATTTGAAGAATCGGTCAAATCACATCATCGTTCTTTCAAAGTTCTGTTGTCCACAGAAACTGGACATTAAcagaaattacaaaaacaaaatggaggAACAAAGTTCTTCACTTAGTTCATcagatattttacatatttatatttatctctgTGTATTGCACAtttggttctctgtgtttttatatttaattcttGAATTAGCAGTTTTAATACTGTAGGTTAGACCTTGCTTGCGTCTGCC
Protein-coding sequences here:
- the LOC133954112 gene encoding persephin isoform X1, translated to MRSLLKLLVVLVCVQRGEGGWMRSLIDQTQETPSPHTSPDADRGSGYPDEEDRQAEASGVQPSPSPIIPMPVRSRRSTLDPQCGLRSILLQVRDLGLGYDSDETVLFKYCSGTCPRVRSNHDLTLTSLLLSGVLPHPAPGEQWHNTPCCRPTHHEDMAFLDNSHRWHKVEKLSAAGCSCVG
- the wdr83os gene encoding protein Asterix gives rise to the protein MTSNNMSDPKRLNKILRYKPPSTESNPTLEDPTPDYMNLLGMIFSMCGLMLKLKWCAWIAVYCSFISFANSRSSEDTKQMMSSFMLSISAVVMSYLQNPQPMSPPW
- the LOC133954112 gene encoding persephin isoform X2, translated to MLTGLDLQLVGDQTQETPSPHTSPDADRGSGYPDEEDRQAEASGVQPSPSPIIPMPVRSRRSTLDPQCGLRSILLQVRDLGLGYDSDETVLFKYCSGTCPRVRSNHDLTLTSLLLSGVLPHPAPGEQWHNTPCCRPTHHEDMAFLDNSHRWHKVEKLSAAGCSCVG
- the wdr83 gene encoding WD repeat domain-containing protein 83, whose amino-acid sequence is MAFPQTRPQAPQLPQHLLRTIECQQGAVRAVRFNADGNYLMSCGSDKSLKLWSVSTGTLLKSYSGHGYEVLDADGSFDNSLICTCSSDKTVILWDVATGQVTRKLRGHAGKVNCVQFNEEANVIFSGSIDGTVRCWDVRSRRYEPIQVLDEATDGVSSLKLMQHELLTGSVDGRLRRYDLRVGQLHVDFINSPITCVCFSQDAQCTLSSSLDSTLRLLDKSTGEMLGEFTGHKMKGYKLDCCLTSKDTHVLSCSEDGHVYCWDLVEGSLTLKLSVGPAVVQSLSFHPTETCLLTAMEGRVQVWGAEPKETEEDVMDT